From a single Miscanthus floridulus cultivar M001 chromosome 8, ASM1932011v1, whole genome shotgun sequence genomic region:
- the LOC136476645 gene encoding serine/threonine protein phosphatase 2A 57 kDa regulatory subunit B' theta isoform-like, which yields MIKQILGRLPKKEKPAKSGEKELAGAGPSLLSPTSDARTTTNLTMSSRLVNPSNYGPTATNPGQSYAGRGAGLGASGVSNGFAASSAGYEALPSFRDVPASEKPGLFLRKLAMCCVVFDFADPTKDVREKEVKRQTLLELVDYITSATGKFPEPVVQEVIRMVSVNLFRVPTPAPRENKVLESFDMEEEESVMDPAWPHLQIVYELFLRFIQSPETDAKLAKRYIDHGFIIRLLDLFDSEDPREREYLKTILHRIYGKFMVHRPFIRKAINNIFYRFIFETEKHNGIAELLEILGSIINGFALPLKEEHKLFLVRALIPLHKPKCVAMYHQQLSYCVTQFVEKDCKLVDTVIRGLLKYWPITNSSKEVMFLGELEEVLEATQPAEFQRCMVQLFRQIAHCLSSSHFQVAERALFLWNNDHIEGLIKQNSKVILPIIFPALERNTKGHWNQAVQSLSLNVRKIFMDHDPTLFEECRKKFEEEEAQEAGVRSKREARWKRLEELASSKSPQ from the exons ATGATTAAGCAAATCCTCGGCCGGCTTCCCAAGAAGGAGAAGCCGGCCAAGTCCGGCGAGAAGGAGCTGGCTGGAGCGGGCCCGTCGCTGCTCAGCCCGACGTCTGATGCGAGAACCACCACCAATTTGACCATGTCCAGCAGGCTCGTCAATCCCAGCAATTACGGCCCCACGGCCACAAATCCAGGCCAGAGCTACGCGGGCAGGGGCGCCGGCCTCGGTGCCAGCGGCGTCAGCAACGGGTTCGCGGCCTCGTCAGCAGGGTACGAGGCGCTGCCGAGCTTCAGGGACGTGCCGGCGTCCGAGAAGCCCGGCCTGTTCCTCAGGAAGCTGGCCATGTGCTGCGTGGTGTTTGACTTCGCGGACCCGACCAAGGACGTGCGGGAGAAGGAGGTCAAGAGGCAGACGCTGCTTGAGCTGGTGGATTACATCACCTCCGCCACGGGCAAGTTCCCGGAGCCCGTCGTGCAGGAGGTCATCAGGATGGTGTCTGTGAATCTGTTCAGGGTGCCGACCCCTGCCCCGAGAGAGAACAAGGTGCTCGAGTCATTCGATATGGAGGAGGAAGAGTCCGTCATGGACCCGGCGTGGCCGCACCTGCAGATTGTGTATGAGCTGTTCTTGAGGTTTATTCAGTCTCCAGAGACGGATGCAAAGCTGGCCAAGAGATACATTGACCACGGCTTCATTATCAGGCTTCTTGATCTCTTTGACTCAGAGGATCCTAGGGAGAGGGAGTACTTGAAGACGATTCTTCACAGGATATATGGCAAGTTCATGGTGCACCGTCCGTTCATCAGGAAGGCGATTAATAATATCTTCTACAGGTTTATATTTGAGACAGAGAAGCATAATGGTATTGCAGAGCTGTTAGAGATTTTGGGTAGTATAATTAATGGTTTTGCTTTGCCGCTCAAGGAAGAGCACAAATTGTTTTTGGTCCGAGCACTGATTCCGCTCCACAAACCAAAGTGTGTTGCCATGTACCATCAGCAACTGTCGTACTGTGTCACTCAGTTTGTTGAGAAGGATTGCAAGCTTGTTGATACTGTCATAAGGGGTTTACTCAAGTATTGGCCCATCACAAATAGCTCAAAGGAGGTGATGTTTTTGGGTGAGTTAGAGGAGGTGCTGGAAGCTACACAGCCAGCAGAGTTCCAGAGGTGTATGGTGCAACTTTTTCGTCAAATTGCCCACTGTTTAAGCAGTTCTCACTTTCAG GTGGCAGAGAGAGCTCTCTTTCTATGGAACAACGATCATATTGAGGGTTTGATCAAACAGAACAGTAAGGTTATACTGCCCATAATCTTTCCAGCGTTAGAACGAAATACAAAAGGCCACTGGAATCAGGCAGTTCAAAGCTTGAGTCTAAATGTTCGCAAAATATTCATGGACCATGACCCCACACTGTTTGAGGAGTGTCGCAAGAAGTTTGAGGAAGAGGAAGCACAAGAAGCTGGTGTGAGGTCAAAACGTGAGGCTAGATGGAAGCGCCTAGAAGAACTTGCCTCGTCAAAGTCTCCTCAGTGA